The following is a genomic window from Acidobacteriota bacterium.
CGACATCAACCAGTCGGCCTTCATCCATCTGCTCGAGACGAAGGCCTACGAGGTCAAGCGGAAGCCGCTGAAGATCCGTCCCGACCGCTCGATGAAGGGGAACTGGGATCTGGAAATGGCGCTCGACGCGCTGACCACCGCCAGGCACCTCGACGTCGTGGTGCTGGTCACCGGCGACGGCGACTTCGTGCCGCTGGTGCGGGCGCTGAAGCTCCAGGGCAAGCGGGTCGAGGTCTACGGGTTCCGCCGCAGCACCGCCCCGGACCTGCGGCAAGCCGCGGACCGCTTCCACCAGATCACGCGGCGCCTGCTGCGCCCGCTCGAGCCCGCGCGGGCCGCGCGCCGCGCGCGCGCGCGGGCGGCGGCGCCCGCCGCGGCCGCGGAGAGCTCGACGGTGTCCTCGCCGGCCCAGCCCGGCGCCGCTCCGGCGTCGTCG
Proteins encoded in this region:
- a CDS encoding NYN domain-containing protein, which codes for MEQLAELRDGSRPGPEESGPPAGRREDKPRVGVFVDVQNMFYGAREKNARLDFEALLEAATAGRRLVRAVAYLVEAPDINQSAFIHLLETKAYEVKRKPLKIRPDRSMKGNWDLEMALDALTTARHLDVVVLVTGDGDFVPLVRALKLQGKRVEVYGFRRSTAPDLRQAADRFHQITRRLLRPLEPARAARRARARAAAPAAAAESSTVSSPAQPGAAPASS